The following coding sequences are from one Syngnathus acus chromosome 12, fSynAcu1.2, whole genome shotgun sequence window:
- the barhl1b gene encoding barH-like homeobox 1b, with amino-acid sequence MEGSANGSSFGIDSLLSHRPGSPLSKGDSLAGECRSPLEFSPRSDAESVCSSPPSPRRECADELAPRQGHGGVGLPPHLQHGPAGISAGSQQRTMTSSFLIRDILADCKPLAACAPYSSNGQPTQEAGRLVAKIADDFMEKIHSNSSSDSEYKVKEEGDREISSSRDSPQVRLKKPRKARTAFTDHQLAQLERSFERQKYLSVQDRMELAASLNLTDTQVKTWYQNRRTKWKRQTAVGLELLAEAGNYSALQRMFPSPYFYPQSLVSNLDPGAALYLYRGPSAPPPSLQRPLVPRILLHGLQGGSEPPPLPPMSGVLSRPSQQR; translated from the exons ATGGAGGGGTCCGCTAACGGCTCCAGTTTCGGCATCGACTCGCTGCTCTCCCACAGGCCCGGAAGTCCGCTGTCCAAGGGGGACAGCCTGGCCGGAGAGTGCCGCTCTCCCCTGGAGTTCAGCCCGAGATCCGACGCGGAAAGCGTCTGCTCGTCGCCGCCCTCGCCCAGGAGGGAGTGCGCCGACGAGCTGGCCCCGAGGCAGGGACACGGCGGCGTCGGCCTGCCGCCTCACCTGCAACACGGCCCCGCCGGGATCTCGGCCGGGTCCCAGCAGAGGACCATGACCTCGTCCTTCCTTATCAGAGACATTTTGGCGGACTGTAAGCCTCTGGCCGCCTGCGCGCCTTACTCCAGTAACGGACAACCCACGCAAGAAGCCGGCAGACTGGTCGCCAAAATTGCCGACGACTTTATGGAGAAAATTCACAGTAACTCGTCGTCGGACAGCGAATATAAAG TGAAAGAGGAGGGAGACAGGGAGATCTCCAGTAGCAGAGACAGCCCCCAAGTCCGGCTCAAGAAGCCCCGAAAGGCTAGGACGGCCTTCACGGACCACCAATTGGCGCAACTGGAGCGCAGCTTTGAGCGCCAAAAGTACCTGAGCGTCCAGGACCGGATGGAGCTGGCCGCCTCGCTCAACCTCACAGACACGCAAGTCAAGACTTGGTACCAGAACCGAAG gacCAAATGGAAGCGTCAGACGGCGGTGGGACTGGAACTCTTGGCCGAGGCTGGCAACTACTCGGCCCTGCAAAGGATGTTCCCGTCGCCATACTTCTACCCGCAGAGCCTGGTGTCCAACCTGGACCCGGGGGCGGCGCTCTACCTGTACAGGGGCCCGTCAGCGCCGCCGCCCAGTTTGCAGAGGCCCCTGGTGCCCCGCATCTTGCTGCACGGCTTGCAGGGAGGCAGCGAGCCGCCGCCTCTGCCCCCTATGTCCGGTGTGCTCTCCCGGCCGAGCCAGCAGCGGTGA